A genomic segment from Methanolobus zinderi encodes:
- a CDS encoding tetratricopeptide repeat protein — protein sequence MGMMDEVKTKKKLKAAETWFNMAETAKTQEKQVEYYTKSLDYNPYNAEAWFRKGRVLEKMGRFNDAQRSFDHAIEIDPDYQGLIGKTDTFEPTIDSESEQFSDSDEFEIIHPQAEQKDEWVTEKAEDQSIGFTPPVGEESIFSGLGNSNEDESFDDNTFVGPETREDEFSQEIPTQDEEEITFAAVSGVERDEENSEEVVSPISSKEEITGSIIGSEPETAPVSDSFLTGDTSAGKAEKDMQMPGSDISRTGNPGVSGSESGQVDVRIPPNEMIKFWLVGIVAIVIAFKLLEFI from the coding sequence ATGGGAATGATGGACGAAGTAAAAACAAAAAAGAAATTAAAAGCCGCTGAAACCTGGTTCAATATGGCTGAAACTGCCAAAACACAGGAAAAACAGGTAGAGTATTATACCAAATCACTGGATTATAACCCATATAATGCCGAGGCATGGTTCAGGAAAGGGCGTGTTCTGGAAAAGATGGGGCGTTTCAATGACGCACAGAGAAGTTTTGACCATGCGATCGAGATAGATCCAGATTACCAGGGCCTTATAGGAAAAACGGACACCTTCGAGCCCACAATCGACTCGGAATCAGAGCAGTTTTCCGATTCCGATGAATTTGAGATAATACATCCTCAGGCAGAGCAAAAAGATGAATGGGTTACTGAAAAGGCAGAAGACCAGAGTATAGGATTCACACCACCTGTAGGGGAGGAATCAATCTTTTCCGGCCTTGGAAACAGTAATGAGGATGAAAGCTTCGATGATAACACCTTTGTAGGACCGGAAACAAGAGAGGATGAATTTTCGCAGGAAATTCCCACCCAGGACGAGGAGGAAATTACTTTTGCTGCCGTATCAGGTGTAGAAAGGGATGAAGAAAATTCAGAAGAAGTGGTATCTCCAATCTCCAGCAAAGAAGAGATAACCGGAAGCATAATTGGCTCTGAGCCTGAAACAGCTCCCGTATCAGACTCCTTCCTGACTGGTGATACTTCTGCCGGCAAAGCTGAAAAGGACATGCAAATGCCCGGATCAGACATATCACGTACCGGAAATCCCGGAGTTAGCGGATCTGAAAGTGGCCAGGTGGACGTCAGGATACCCCCCAATGAAATGATAAAATTCTGGCTTGTGGGTATCGTGGCAATTGTGATAGCATTCAAGTTACTGGAATTTATCTGA
- a CDS encoding DUF1059 domain-containing protein yields the protein MKVRMVKCTDVGIGNCSYMAMGYDLEEVEQKMFDHVDTEHKDLLETMSHEEVHELKHRISAFLGRSCGCGHLPKP from the coding sequence ATGAAGGTAAGAATGGTAAAATGCACTGACGTGGGCATCGGCAATTGTAGCTACATGGCAATGGGATATGACCTGGAAGAAGTTGAACAGAAAATGTTCGATCATGTTGACACCGAGCACAAGGACCTGCTTGAAACAATGTCCCATGAAGAAGTCCACGAACTGAAACACAGGATATCAGCCTTCCTTGGGAGAAGCTGTGGCTGTGGTCATCTTCCAAAACCCTGA
- a CDS encoding type 1 glutamine amidotransferase domain-containing protein, which translates to MKALVFGADGFEDVELIYPYHRLKEEGVDAKIASLQRGTITGKHGYSVNVDLGFDEIDPAEYDLLVISGGKGPEKMRLDSNALEITRHFFKENKPVAAICHGPQLLISAGVIKGRKATSWPGVIDDLKAAGADIYDEEVVVDGNLITSRSPHDLFAFGREMMELLNK; encoded by the coding sequence TTGAAAGCACTTGTATTCGGAGCGGACGGCTTTGAGGATGTGGAACTGATCTATCCGTATCACCGTCTTAAGGAAGAAGGAGTGGATGCAAAGATCGCATCTCTCCAGAGGGGAACAATTACGGGCAAACACGGCTACTCTGTTAATGTCGATCTGGGTTTTGATGAGATTGATCCTGCAGAGTATGACCTTCTGGTAATTTCCGGTGGAAAGGGTCCTGAGAAGATGCGCCTTGATTCTAATGCACTTGAAATAACCAGGCATTTCTTTAAAGAGAACAAGCCTGTTGCGGCAATATGCCATGGCCCCCAGCTATTGATCTCTGCTGGTGTTATCAAAGGCCGGAAGGCTACAAGCTGGCCGGGAGTTATCGATGACCTGAAGGCCGCGGGTGCGGACATATATGATGAGGAAGTCGTGGTCGATGGTAATCTGATCACTTCCAGAAGTCCTCATGACCTGTTCGCATTTGGCAGGGAAATGATGGAACTTCTAAATAAATGA
- a CDS encoding 4Fe-4S binding protein → MKINDNCVGCGQCATFCKFDAIIVRVRASMKDNCTNCGMCAAYCPVKAIEV, encoded by the coding sequence ATGAAAATAAACGATAATTGTGTTGGATGTGGCCAATGTGCCACATTTTGCAAATTTGATGCCATAATAGTAAGAGTCAGGGCAAGCATGAAGGACAACTGCACAAACTGTGGCATGTGCGCTGCATACTGCCCGGTTAAAGCGATCGAGGTATAA
- a CDS encoding ribonuclease HI family protein, translating to MQGITSCVRLKTIEIISTRDMDLITFDGSCSPNPGGCMGVGWVVTLNNSSYSILGNDRLDKSNSNNALFAEYIALKKGMLEYVKADGQGPLTVIGDSQTVIYQMRGIYPIENHHIKAIYEDISSIIKQYELDIHFRWVPRIQNQRADRLSKSKQKVRIEYPNDRKCIMDIEIAPISNNLRRKISAMNSTPFPSAKMYKRLHPGSKDLLSGMELYELQKMAGREATAKAALEFAGKTDKMKHLQAQALRWMLRGLAVDLAIHKVRFDVENKKAPKKSSKKKKMKKKNTSKSSGGRSKYYVNRKTFAF from the coding sequence ATGCAAGGGATAACATCCTGTGTACGGCTGAAAACCATAGAGATAATCAGTACCAGAGACATGGATCTAATTACCTTTGACGGCTCATGCAGTCCTAATCCGGGTGGCTGTATGGGGGTGGGCTGGGTGGTTACACTTAACAACAGCTCATACTCGATACTCGGAAACGACCGCCTTGATAAAAGCAATAGCAATAACGCTCTTTTTGCAGAATATATTGCCCTGAAAAAAGGCATGCTTGAATATGTGAAAGCTGACGGACAGGGACCTCTTACTGTGATCGGGGACAGCCAGACCGTGATCTACCAGATGCGAGGTATCTACCCGATAGAAAACCATCATATAAAGGCCATATATGAGGATATAAGTTCTATTATCAAACAGTACGAACTTGATATACATTTCAGATGGGTTCCTAGGATACAGAACCAGAGAGCCGACAGGCTTTCAAAATCAAAGCAAAAGGTCCGGATAGAATATCCGAATGACAGAAAATGCATTATGGATATTGAAATCGCACCGATATCGAATAACCTCAGACGTAAGATATCAGCAATGAATTCAACTCCTTTCCCTTCCGCAAAGATGTATAAGAGACTGCATCCGGGATCAAAGGACCTTTTATCCGGGATGGAATTGTATGAATTGCAGAAAATGGCCGGCAGGGAAGCAACAGCAAAAGCTGCCCTGGAATTTGCAGGAAAAACAGATAAAATGAAGCACCTGCAGGCCCAGGCCCTGAGGTGGATGCTCAGGGGACTGGCAGTAGACCTTGCAATACATAAGGTAAGATTTGACGTTGAAAACAAGAAAGCTCCTAAAAAGAGCAGCAAGAAGAAAAAGATGAAGAAAAAAAATACCTCTAAATCCTCAGGCGGCAGATCAAAATACTATGTTAACAGGAAAACTTTTGCTTTTTAA
- a CDS encoding DUF5788 family protein, giving the protein MIKKSDNDDYISARERRQLLAALNTRLFWVGEEVPYRTEVDGNVYNFHEIVWDLLMKKELTDEDRKQIDNYISYLQDKANEDKLELKTERLTREEAKRLFDEAAGLMRTIMDLKDIEEGKAKEKRKQFHEVFARQRVAEARRWLRFLKENT; this is encoded by the coding sequence ATGATAAAAAAATCAGATAATGATGATTACATCAGTGCAAGAGAAAGGCGACAGCTCCTCGCAGCACTGAATACCCGTCTTTTCTGGGTAGGTGAAGAAGTACCATATCGTACTGAGGTTGATGGGAATGTATATAATTTCCATGAGATCGTCTGGGATTTGCTTATGAAAAAAGAGCTTACGGATGAGGACCGTAAGCAGATAGACAATTATATTTCCTACCTCCAGGATAAAGCGAACGAGGATAAACTTGAACTAAAGACCGAGAGGTTGACAAGGGAAGAAGCAAAAAGGCTCTTTGACGAAGCAGCAGGCCTGATGCGCACGATAATGGACCTTAAGGACATCGAGGAAGGTAAGGCAAAAGAAAAAAGGAAGCAGTTCCATGAAGTGTTCGCACGTCAGCGTGTGGCCGAAGCCAGAAGATGGCTACGTTTTTTAAAAGAAAACACTTAG
- a CDS encoding phytoene desaturase family protein, translated as MKAIIIGAGLGGLLSAAKLSESGYEVEVFERLPIIGGRFTNIPYKGFQLTTGALHMIPHGPSGPLARLLEDVGADVEIIRKKPTAVIRIPRKRGDTDYKFGHKDLLFEDFKMPFSLINRMKLAFYIITTRKNPPSEGSFYEWCKKHLDQDWTYRMSDSFFGWALSLTSRDVPVEEAFEIIENLYRYGGAGVPLGGCKAITDALADIVKANGGTIHTSTEVTGILTDNGNVKGVLADGQEYISDLVISDVGHSITTGLLNGVAGNGDIRKYIDEAKKLKPSAGVKICLSSDKPLIGHGGVLLTPYGKRVNGINEVTNIDPDLAPAGKHLTMSHQCVLPENLDRLDEEIELGLQDLEDIFAGKEYEVLLIQSYSNDWPVNRSSSGSDLTNITPVKNLFVVGDGAKGKGGIEVEGVALGVENTMEKIMEH; from the coding sequence ATGAAGGCAATTATTATCGGTGCCGGGCTGGGAGGACTTTTAAGTGCAGCCAAGCTCTCAGAATCAGGATACGAGGTAGAGGTATTCGAGCGCCTCCCCATAATCGGCGGCAGGTTCACAAATATTCCATACAAAGGTTTTCAACTAACCACTGGTGCACTGCATATGATACCCCACGGGCCCTCCGGACCCCTTGCCAGGCTGCTGGAAGATGTGGGTGCCGATGTGGAGATAATACGCAAAAAACCAACAGCTGTTATCAGGATACCCAGAAAAAGAGGAGACACGGACTATAAGTTCGGACATAAAGATCTGCTTTTTGAGGACTTCAAAATGCCGTTCTCCCTTATCAACCGCATGAAACTTGCATTCTACATTATTACTACAAGGAAGAACCCACCCAGTGAAGGCTCCTTTTATGAATGGTGCAAAAAACATCTGGACCAGGACTGGACCTACCGCATGTCAGACTCTTTCTTTGGATGGGCACTCAGCCTGACATCCAGGGACGTGCCTGTTGAAGAAGCATTTGAGATAATTGAGAATCTCTACCGCTACGGAGGTGCCGGAGTACCTCTTGGTGGGTGTAAGGCCATCACCGATGCACTCGCTGATATCGTAAAAGCAAACGGCGGCACCATACATACATCCACAGAGGTCACCGGCATACTAACTGACAACGGAAATGTAAAAGGAGTGCTTGCAGACGGTCAGGAATACATCTCTGACCTGGTCATAAGTGACGTAGGGCACTCAATCACAACCGGCCTGCTGAATGGTGTAGCAGGAAACGGAGACATAAGAAAATACATTGATGAGGCGAAAAAGTTGAAACCATCTGCCGGTGTTAAAATTTGCCTCTCATCAGATAAGCCCCTCATAGGCCACGGCGGAGTGCTGCTCACACCCTACGGGAAAAGAGTGAACGGCATCAATGAGGTGACCAACATCGATCCGGACCTTGCTCCTGCGGGAAAACACCTAACAATGTCACATCAGTGCGTTCTCCCGGAAAATCTCGACAGACTTGATGAAGAAATCGAGCTCGGACTTCAGGATCTTGAGGATATATTTGCAGGCAAGGAATATGAAGTACTCCTCATCCAGTCATATTCCAACGACTGGCCTGTGAACAGGTCATCTTCCGGTTCTGACCTGACAAATATAACCCCGGTTAAGAATCTCTTTGTTGTGGGTGACGGAGCAAAGGGAAAAGGTGGAATTGAAGTTGAAGGTGTTGCCCTTGGAGTGGAAAACACCATGGAAAAAATAATGGAGCATTGA
- a CDS encoding Lrp/AsnC family transcriptional regulator — translation MDEVDISILEHLSGNCRKHSTVIASELGVATSTVHKRIEKMYDSGIIKEFTIKVDPDVVGFNITTFVGINLEPNQSAGVIERLNEIDDVLEIYELLEPYDLLLKVQTFDVHTLKEKVLVPISNMEGIKKSDSILTTKCHKDTSLSIRKKS, via the coding sequence ATGGACGAGGTCGATATTTCCATACTGGAACATCTTTCCGGCAATTGCAGGAAACATAGTACGGTTATCGCAAGTGAACTCGGTGTGGCCACATCCACGGTTCACAAGCGAATTGAAAAAATGTATGATTCAGGCATTATCAAAGAATTTACCATAAAGGTAGATCCTGATGTTGTCGGGTTTAATATTACTACTTTTGTAGGGATAAACCTCGAACCAAATCAGAGTGCAGGTGTTATCGAGCGACTTAATGAGATCGATGATGTTCTGGAAATATATGAACTTCTGGAACCCTATGATCTGCTTTTAAAAGTACAGACATTTGATGTGCACACACTGAAGGAAAAAGTGCTGGTCCCCATCAGTAATATGGAAGGTATTAAAAAATCCGATAGCATACTGACTACAAAATGTCATAAAGATACTAGTCTTTCTATCCGCAAGAAATCTTGA
- a CDS encoding fumarylacetoacetate hydrolase family protein has translation MFGRFKYSDEIFYGEFSDGIVTSHDGDGKTYEMEELEVLPPSLPSKIICVGLNYHDHAVELGMKVPEEPIIFLKPSSSMIGHKDKIIYPKSSQRVDYEGELAAIIGKKCKNISYERAYDVIAGFTCFNDVTARDLQSRDGQWTRSKSFDTFAPVGPFIVPVEEFEVDNAPIKTRVNGEIRQDSNTSNLIFDIPYLIEFISGIMTLEVGDIIATGTPPGVGELNPGDFVEIEIEGIGILGNEVA, from the coding sequence ATGTTCGGCCGGTTCAAATATTCCGATGAGATATTCTACGGAGAGTTCAGTGACGGGATTGTCACCTCCCATGATGGTGACGGGAAAACATACGAGATGGAGGAACTTGAGGTTCTTCCGCCAAGCCTTCCTTCAAAGATAATATGTGTGGGCCTGAACTACCATGACCATGCGGTCGAGCTTGGTATGAAGGTTCCCGAAGAGCCTATAATTTTCCTGAAACCTTCATCGTCCATGATAGGACATAAAGATAAGATAATCTATCCTAAGTCCAGCCAGAGAGTTGACTATGAGGGCGAGCTTGCAGCGATCATCGGAAAAAAGTGCAAGAACATAAGTTATGAACGGGCCTATGACGTGATCGCCGGATTTACCTGTTTCAATGATGTTACGGCCAGGGACCTCCAGAGCAGGGATGGTCAGTGGACCAGATCCAAAAGCTTTGACACTTTTGCACCGGTGGGGCCTTTTATTGTACCGGTTGAGGAATTCGAAGTTGATAACGCACCCATAAAGACACGTGTCAACGGAGAGATCAGGCAGGATTCCAATACTTCCAATCTTATATTTGACATACCCTACCTGATAGAGTTCATATCAGGCATAATGACACTGGAAGTGGGGGATATTATAGCAACAGGAACCCCTCCCGGTGTTGGTGAACTTAACCCCGGTGATTTTGTGGAAATTGAAATCGAAGGTATCGGAATTTTAGGAAATGAGGTCGCATAA
- a CDS encoding LEA type 2 family protein codes for MRRYVLMSGVVFLILLAGIMSMGCESREEQIRAIEDTEITVRSIEVNEFSSDLIDLNVTLDIYNPNDVTARLERMNYTVYANDVNIGNGSFEEAVEIPPEEGRRTSTNFTTEPTIVPATIFSALRQGELVWSVEGVLYFDTPLGTFEQPFSGNISETQNNTGQEEISDNSSEE; via the coding sequence ATGAGAAGATATGTGTTGATGAGCGGAGTGGTTTTTCTTATTCTGCTGGCAGGCATTATGAGTATGGGTTGTGAAAGCCGGGAAGAGCAGATAAGAGCAATAGAAGATACTGAGATCACTGTAAGGAGTATCGAGGTTAACGAGTTCAGCTCGGATCTTATCGACCTGAATGTAACCCTTGATATCTACAACCCAAACGATGTCACTGCCAGACTTGAAAGAATGAATTATACAGTCTATGCAAACGATGTGAACATCGGCAACGGAAGCTTTGAGGAAGCTGTTGAGATACCGCCTGAAGAAGGCAGAAGGACATCAACCAACTTTACTACAGAACCAACAATTGTACCGGCTACGATCTTCAGTGCCCTGAGACAGGGAGAGCTTGTATGGAGTGTTGAGGGAGTACTGTATTTTGATACACCCCTGGGAACCTTTGAACAGCCATTCTCCGGGAATATTTCAGAAACCCAGAACAATACAGGACAAGAAGAGATATCTGATAACAGCTCTGAAGAGTAA